In Triticum urartu cultivar G1812 chromosome 6, Tu2.1, whole genome shotgun sequence, the following proteins share a genomic window:
- the LOC125517295 gene encoding chloride channel protein CLC-a-like, producing MEEDQSPGLGLAGETPGLKHGNGVGDSPEDPAGSAGDGISSLEKPLLKRSNTLTSSHLAMVGAKVSHIESLDYEIIENDLFKHDWRSRSNVEVLQYIFLKWSLAFLVGLLTGVIASLINLAIENISGLKMLHMVHLVREKRYWAGFFYFSGFNFVLTFIAAVLCVVFAPTAAGPGIPEIKAYLNGVDTPNMFGAPQLIVKIIGSICAVSSGLDLGKEGPLVHIGACLANLLSQGGSGRFRLRWRWLRYFNNDRDRRDLITCGASSGVCAAFRSPVGGVLFALEEVATWWRSALLWRTFFSTATVVVVLRGFIEVCRGGRCGLFGEGGLIIFDVSDVTVRYRLGDLLLVTLVGVIGGVLGALYNHVLHMVLRLYNLINDKGRMAKLALALAVCVFTSAGLYVLPFAVPCTPCDPAFGAACPATGRSGNFKQFNCPAGQYNDLATLLHATNVDATRNIFSTGTPGEFRLDSLLIFFAIYCVLGLFTFGIAVPSGLFLPIILMGAAYGRIVALVLQSTVAASIDHGLYAVLGAAALMSGSMRMTVSLCVIFLELTNNLLLLPMTMFVLLIAKTVGDAFNPSIYEIILDLKGLPFLEPKPEPWMKDLTVGELAAAKPRTISLQVVEKVSTVLEVLRNTGHNGFPVVDRPRPGLSELHGLVLRSHLVAVLRKRWFLLEKRRTEEWEARERFSSVELADKNCKIDGLELTPEELEMYIDLHPFTNTTPYTVVETMSVAKAVVLFRSVALRHMLIMPKYQGPEISPLVGILTRQDLRAHNILGAFPHLAKKSKTH from the exons ATGGAGGAAGACCAGAGCCCGGGGCTCGGGCTCGCCGGAGAGACGCCTGGTCTCAAGCACGGCAATGGCGTCGGCGACAGCCCGGAGGACCCTGCAGGGAGCGCCGGCGACGGCATCAGCTCCCTGGAGAAGCCCCTGCTGAAGAGAAGCAACACGCTCACCTCCAGCCACCTCGCCATGGTCGGCGCCAAGGTCTCGCACATCGAGAGCCTCGACTACGA GATCATCGAGAACGATCTGTTCAAGCACGACTGGAGGAGCCGGTCCAACGTGGAGGTGCTGCAGTACATCTTCCTCAAGTGGTCGCTGGCGTTCCTGGTGGGGCTCCTCACCGGCGTCATCGCGTCGCTCATCAACCTCGCCATCGAGAACATCTCCGGCCTCAAGATGCTCCACATGGTCCACCTCGTCAGGGAGAAGAG GTACTGGGCCGGCTTCTTCTACTTCTCCGGCTTCAACTTCGTGCTGACGTTCATCGCCGCCGTGCTCTGCGTCGTCTTCGcccccaccgccgccggcccCGGCATCCCCGAGATCAAGGCCTACCTCAACGGCGTCGACACGCCCAACATGTTCGGCGCGCCGCAGCTCATTGTCAAG ATCATAGGCAGCATCTGCGCGGTGTCGTCGGGGCTGGATCTCGGCAAGGAAGGCCCGCTGGTGCACATCGGCGCGTGCCTCGCCAACCTGCTCAGCCAGGGCGGCTCCGGCCGGTTCCGCCTCCGCTGGAGGTGGCTGCGCTACTTCAACAACGACCGCGACCGGCGGGACCTCATCACCTGCGGCGCGTCGTCGGGCGTGTGCGCGGCGTTCCGGTCGCCCGTGGGCGGCGTGCTGTTCGCGCTGGAGGAGGTGGCGACGTGGTGGCGGAGCGCGCTGCTGTGGCGCACCTTCTTCAGCACGGCCACCGTGGTGGTGGTGCTGCGCGGCTTCATCGAGGTGTGCCGCGGGGGGCGGTGCGGCCTCTTCGGCGAGGGCGGGCTCATCATCTTCGACGTCAGCGACGTCACCGTCCGGTACCGGCTGGGCGACCTCCTCCTGGTCACGCTCGTGGGCGTCATCGGCGGCGTCCTCGGCGCGCTCTACAACCACGTCCTCCACATGGTGCTCCGCCTCTACAACCTCATCAACGACAAGGGCCGGATGGCGAAGCTGGCGCTGGCGCTGGCCGTGTGCGTGTTCACGTCGGCGGGGCTGTACGTGCTCCCGTTCGCCGTGCCGTGCACGCCGTGCGACCCGGCGTTCGGCGCCGCGTGCCCGGCCACCGGGAGGAGCGGCAACTTCAAGCAGTTCAACTGCCCCGCCGGGCAGTACAACGACCTGGCCACCCTCCTGCACGCCACCAACGTGGACGCGACGCGCAACATCTTCTCCACGGGCACCCCCGGCGAGTTCCGGCTGGACTCGCTGCTCATCTTCTTCGCCATCTACTGCGTGCTGGGGCTCTTCACCTTCGGCATCGCCGTGCCGTCGGGGCTCTTCCTCCCCATCATCCTCATGGGCGCCGCCTACGGCCGCATCGTGGCGCTCGTGCTCCAGAGCACGGTGGCGGCGAGCATCGACCACGGGCTCTACGCCGTGCTCGGCGCGGCGGCGCTCATGTCGGGATCCATGAGGATGACCGTCTCGCTCTGCGTCATCTTCCTGGAGCTGACCaacaacctcctcctcctccccatGACCATGTTCGTGCTGCTCATCGCCAAGACCGTCGGCGACGCCTTCAACCCCAGCATCTACGAGATCATCCTGGACCTCAAGGGGCTCCCCTTCCTAGAACCCAAGCCGGAGCCGTGGATGAAGGACCTCACCGTGGGCGAGCTCGCCGCCGCCAAGCCGCGCACCATCAGCCTCCAGGTCGTCGAGAAGGTGTCCACCGTCCTGGAGGTGCTGCGGAACACCGGCCACAACGGGTTCCCGGTGGTGGACCGGCCGCGGCCCGGCCTGTCGGAGCTGCACGGGCTGGTCCTCCGGTCGCACCTCGTGGCGGTGCTGAGGAAGCGGTGGTTCCTTTTGGAGAAGAGGAGGACGGAGGAGTGGGAGGCCAGGGAGCGGTTCTCGTCGGTGGAGCTCGCCGACAAGAACTGCAAGATCGACGGCCTGGAGCTGACGCCGGAGGAGCTGGAGATGTACATCGACCTCCACCCGTTCACCAACACGACGCCCTACACCGTGGTGGAGACCATGTCGGTGGCCAAGGCCGTGGTGCTGTTCCGCTCCGTCGCGCTCCGGCACATGCTCATCATGCCCAAGTACCAGGGCCCCGAG ATATCTCCGCTTGTGGGGATCTTGACGAGGCAGGACCTGCGGGCGCACAACATCCTCGGCGCGTTTCCTCACCTCGCCAAGAAGAGCAAGACGCACTGA